One Oryza sativa Japonica Group chromosome 8, ASM3414082v1 DNA window includes the following coding sequences:
- the LOC107281970 gene encoding BTB/POZ and MATH domain-containing protein 1 produces MAPASGFLELKLDYSATNAYAVGDMLTSDVFSAENGGDGTTDVSFVVDGERFAAHRAVLAARSPVFRAELFGVMSESTSSCITLKDIDAATFRALLRFIYTDDLPAADAGKLNHQGSSMGAFFQHLLAMADRYALDRLKLMCGQRLLHSMTSDSVAGILACAETYDCPELKNKCIDFFAVEENFRRAVFTDGFAMLVQKFPLIAAELKKRIVKP; encoded by the exons ATGGCGCCGGCCTCCGGTTTTTTGGAGCTCAAACTAGATTATTCGGCGACCAACGCCTACGCCGTCGGCGACATGCTCACCTCCGACGTCTTCTCGGCCG AAAACGGCGGGGATGGGACGACGGACGTCTCcttcgtcgtcgacggcgagagGTTCGCCGCCCACCGTGCCGTGCTCGCCGCCCGGTCGCCGGTCTTCAGGGCGGAGCTGTTCGGCGTCATGTCCGAATCCACCTCGTCGTGCATAACGCTGAAAGATATCGACGCTGCAACGTTCAGAGCTCTACTCCGGTTCATCTACACCGACGACTTGCCGGCCGCAGACGCCGGCAAACTCAATCATCAGGGCTCCTCGATGGGCGCGTTCTTCCAGCATCTGCTCGCCATGGCTGACAGGTACGCGCTCGACAGGCTTAAGCTCATGTGTGGCCAGAGGCTGTTGCACAGCATGACGTCGGATTCAGTCGCCGGAATCTTGGCTTGCGCCGAGACATACGATTGCCCGGAGCTGAAGAACAAGTGCATCGACTTCTTTGCCGTCGAGGAGAATTTCAGGAGAGCCGTGTTCACCGATGGTTTTGCGATGCTGGTGCAGAAATTCCCGCTCATAGCTGCTGAGCTGAAGAAGAGGATTGTGAAACCGTAG
- the LOC4346081 gene encoding mediator of RNA polymerase II transcription subunit 15a produces the protein MGISPNRLQISSTAAASSLACKLQSKKKKRKTKRRMDGGGGNWRPTQGADPAAAGGIDLSAPAPAPAGGDWRSQLQSEGRTRIVNKILETLKKHLPVSGPEGLNELQKLAVRFEEKIYTGATSRSDYLRKLSLKMLSLETKTQQSPGNAQVIQNQNPPGSGAQKRNKRKRGDQLIGSQKK, from the exons ATGGGTATCTCACCAAATCGGCTACAGATCAGCTCCACGGCTGCTGCTTCTTCGCTGGCTTGCAAATTGCaatcgaagaagaagaagaggaagacgaagaggaggatggatggcggcggcggcaactggAGGCCCACCCAGGGggccgaccccgccgccgctgggggCATCGATCTcagcgcccccgcccccgcccccgccggcggcgactggcGCTCCCAGCTCCAGTCTGAGGGACGCACCAGGATCGTCAACAAGAT ACTGGAGACTCTGAAGAAGCATCTACCAGTATCAGGGCCTGAGGGGCTGAATGAACTTCAAAAGTTAGCAGTGCGATTTGAAGAGAAAATCTATACTGGAGCCACCAGCCGG TCTGATTACTTGCGGAAGTTGTCTCTAAAAATGCTCTCTTTGGAGACAAAGACTCAACAGAGTCCTGGAAACGCCCAAGTGATTCAAAACCAAAATCCCCCTGGCTCAG GTGCtcagaaaagaaacaaaagaaaacggGGAGATCAATTAATCGGTTCACAAAAGAAATGA
- the LOC107276392 gene encoding BTB/POZ and MATH domain-containing protein 2, which yields MEDKVLPEWYSKEDNGEYLSLFLELVRESTSNNVRAIFDAFLVEKDDEPSSTHADRGVHVHPTNGYTAWGWPQFVKRSDLESSSSSYVVDGKVRIMCVVIVIRDNTVPVPPSDIGAHLGGLLDRGEGTDVSFLVDGETFPAHRAVLAARSPVFRAELLGSMAESKMSSITLHDIEPLTFRALLRFIYTDKLPADDGGDQLKMAAMATDELFQKLLAAADRYDLSRLKLMCAQKLWEAVSVDTVATTLIHAEMHGCPELKSSCLDFFVQDKNFKETVLTEGYVQLVQRFPSIKDEIRGLLRAKSM from the coding sequence ATGGAGGATAAGGTGCTACCCGAGTGGTATAGTAAAGAAGATAACGGTGAGTACCTCTCGCTCTTCCTCGAGCTGGTCCGCGAATCCACTTCCAACAATGTCAGGGCCATTTTTGACGCCTTCTTGGTGGAAAAAGACGACGAGCCATCTTCCACCCACGCAGACAGGGGCGTGCATGTTCACCCAACCAATGGCTATACCGCATGGGGATGGCCACAGTTCGTGAAGCGAAGCGATctcgagtcgtcgtcgtcgtcgtacgtGGTGGATGGCAAGGTCAGAATCATGTGTGTGGTCATCGTCATACGAGACAACaccgtgcccgtgccaccgtCTGACATTGGTGCCCATCTCGGTGGCCTGCTGGACCGCGGGGAAGGGACGGATGTCTCCttcctcgtcgacggcgagaCGTTCCCGGCTCACCGTGCCGTGCTCGCCGCCCGCTCGCCGGTGTTCCGTGCCGAGCTCCTTGGTTCCATGGCGGAGTCCAAGATGTCCTCCATCACTTTACACGACATCGAGCCTTTGACGTTCAGAGCTCTACTTCGGTTCATCTACACCGACAAGTTGCctgccgacgacggcggtgatCAGCTCAAGATGGCAGCAATGGCGACCGATGAGCTATTCCAGAAATTGCTTGCAGCTGCTGATAGGTATGATTTGAGCAGGTTAAAGTTGATGTGTGCGCAGAAGCTATGGGAGGCAGTGTCAGTGGACACGGTTGCGACGACATTGATCCACGCTGAGATGCATGGTTGCCCAGAGCTGAAGAGTAGCTGTCTTGACTTCTTCGTGCAGGACAAGAACTTCAAGGAGACCGTGCTAACTGAGGGCTATGTGCAATTGGTGCAGCGTTTTCCCTCGATTAAGGATGAGATCAGAGGTTTGCTGAGAGCTAAATCAATGTAA
- the LOC136351360 gene encoding uncharacterized protein, translating into MTNKENYCYSKLEEFDHTVLITLISVYNQDYGSWILFESIDRYISDSIPLAIAFWFAAPYAGMPDSGSLELILDYEATNHCAILVDGETFPAHRAVLAARSPVFRAELLGSMAEAKMSCITLHDIEPVTFRALLRFVYTDELPADDGGELNTTAMATERKKGGGCLLMGRRAGSGNHQAGKLASVRGEGGGGEADEQDGEPTSGTGRGGRRAGWGGRRAREEREKVGKGAEGDSHRAGRPMSLRGEGGGGEALSPSISLSWWP; encoded by the coding sequence ATGACAAACAAGGAGAATTACTGCTACTCGAAACTCGAGGAGTTCGATCACACTGTACTGATCACTTTGATCAGTGTATATAATCAGGATTATGGGAGTTGGATACTGTTCGAATCGATAGATAGATACATCTCCGACTCAATCCCTCTCGCGATTGCGTTCTGGTTTGCAGCTCCATATGCTGGCATGCCGGACTCTGGTTCTCTCGAGCTCATACTAGATTACGAGGCGACCAACCACTGTGCCatcctcgtcgacggcgagaCGTTCCCCGCTCACCGTGCCGTGCTCGCTGCCCGCTCGCCGGTGTTCCGGGCGGAGCTCCTTGGCTCCATGGCGGAGGCGAAGATGTCGTGTATCACTCTGCACGACATCGAGCCTGTGACGTTCAGAGCTCTACTTCGGTTCGTCTACACCGACGAGTTGCCtgcagacgacggcggcgagctcaaTACGACAGCAATGGCGACcgagaggaagaagggaggaggctgccTACTGATGGGGAGAAGGGCGGGGAGCGGCAACCATCAGGCTGGGAAGCTAGCGAGCGtgcgcggagagggaggaggcggggaggccGATGAGCAGGACGGAGAGCCGACGAGCGGGACGGGGCGAGGAGGCCGACGAGCGGGatggggaggccggcgagcacgcgaggagagggagaaggtgGGGAAAGGGGCGGAGGGCGATAGCCATCGGGCGGGGAGGCCAATGAGCTTgcgtggagagggaggaggcggggaggccCTCAGCCCGTCGATCTCCCTATCCTGGTGGCCTTGA
- the LOC136351607 gene encoding BTB/POZ and MATH domain-containing protein 3-like, which produces MRPKIQQCPPNARLHGVSFVVGGETFPAHRAVLAARSPVFRAELLGPMAEAKMSRITIHDVEPVTFRAMLRFIYTDELEEKDSMATDLLQNLVAVADRYDLSRLKLMCAQKLWEKVSVENVATMLIYAEMHGCPELKTSCLDFFVQEENFKVAVLNEGYAQLVQHFPSVIDEIKGLLGAKTMQWSEN; this is translated from the exons ATGAGGCCCAAA ATCCAGCAGTGCCCACCCAACGCCCGACTCCATGGCGTCTCCTTCGTCGTCGGCGGAGAGACGTTCCCTGCGCACCGTGCCGTGCTCGCCGCTCGCTCACCGGTGTTCCGCGCAGAGCTTCTCGGACCCATGGCGGAAGCCAAGATGTCACGCATAACCATACACGACGTCGAGCCGGTGACGTTCAGAGCCATGCTTCGGTTCATCTACACCGACGAACTCGAGGAGAAGGACTCCATGGCAACCGATTTGCTCCAGAATTTGGTCGCGGTCGCGGATAGGTATGATCTAAGCAGGTTGAAGCTGATGTGTGCGCAGAAGCTGTGGGAGAAAGTATCGGTGGAAAATGTCGCGACAATGCTGATCTACGCCGAGATGCACGGCTGCCCGGAGCTGAAGACGAGTTGCCTCGACTTCTTTGTGCAGGAGGAGAACTTCAAGGTGGCCGTGCTGAATGAGGGTTATGCTCAGTTGGTTCAGCATTTTCCATCCGTTATTGATGAAATTAAAGGTTTGTTGGGAGCTAAAACAATGCAATGGAGTGAAAATTGA
- the LOC136351361 gene encoding BTB/POZ and MATH domain-containing protein 1-like: MLDGGFIELKLRYEDLAAGDFVRSDDIYAGGHTWRVLCYPRGGGAMNSNGQRIGGEYLSIKLDLVTRSTNVRAIFAAFLVHLDGHPSPVHAKSFVAVYPLGAGGRGGGKAAAGWMYFASRSELEKKFVSGDGWVTVVCGVLIPSDSPQALSPPPPPPPSSGGGGGHIGRLLYGAADDTADVALVVGGETFRAHRAVLAARSPVFKAALFGSMAEATAPSVALRDMDPAAFRAVLHFIYTDALPDDIDELAGFSPVDMFQHLLAAAERYELGGLKLLSTKKLLDNVTPENVAGIIVCAETYGCPELKKKCLDYLAREDEHFRKAATTQGYLRLLQDFPSLMDEIRAVIER, from the coding sequence ATGTTGGACGGCGGCTTCATCGAGCTGAAGCTCCGGTACgaggacctcgccgccggcgacttcGTCCGCTCCGACGACATCTACGCCGGCGGCCACACGTGGCGTGTCCTCTGCtaccctcgcggcggcggcgcgatgaACAGCAATGGCCAGCGGATCGGCGGCGAGTACCTCTCCATCAAGCTCGACCTCGTCACCCGGTCCACCAATGTCAGGGCCATCTTCGCCGCGTTCCTCGTCCACCTCGACGGCCACCCGTCCCCGGTCCACGCCaagagcttcgtcgccgtctaccctctcggcgccggcggccgcggcggcggcaaggccgccgccGGGTGGATGTACTTCGCGTCGCGGAGCGAGCTCGAGAAGAAGTTCGTGTCCGGCGACGGCTGGGTCACCGTCGTCTGCGGCGTCCTGATCCCGAGCGACAGCCCACAGGCgctgtccccgccgccgccgccgcctccgtcgtccggtggaggaggcgggcaCATCGGCCGCCTGCTCtacggcgccgccgacgacaccGCGGACGtcgcgctcgtcgtcggcggcgagacgTTCCGCGCGCACCgcgccgtgctcgccgcgcgctcgccggtCTTCAAGGCCGCCCTCTTCGGCTCCATGGCGGAGGCCACCGCGCCGTCGGTCGCGCTCCGGGACATGGACCCGGCGGCGTTCCGCGCGGTGCTCCACTTCATCTACACGGACGCGCTGCCCGACGACATCGACGAGCTCGCCGGATTCTCCCCGGTGGACATGTTCCAGCACCtgctcgccgcggcggagcgGTACGAGCTCGGCGGGCTGAAGCTGCTGTCCACCAAGAAGCTGCTCGACAACGTCACGCCGGAGAACGTCGCCGGGATCATCGTCTGCGCCGAGACGTACGGCTGCCCGGAGCTGAAGAAGAAGTGCCTCGACTACCTCGCGCGCGAGGACGAACACTTcaggaaggcggcgacgacgcaggGGTACCTTCGATTGTTGCAGGATTTCCCTTCCCTCATGGATGAAATACGAGCTGTGATTGAGAGATGA
- the LOC4346082 gene encoding uncharacterized protein, with protein sequence MDEWVRQAEVWVGQAERWIRQQPPEQVYVAVAVVAVTVLLLVAVSCLKSSKANTIVLSGLSGSGKTILFYQLRDGSTHQGTVTSMEQNNDTFVLHSELERRGKVKPVHVVDVPGHARLKPKLDEVLPQAAGIVYVVDAQDFLSTMHAAAEYLYDILTKATVVKKRVPVLIFCNKTDKVTAHSKEFIKKQLEKELNKLRESRNAISSADITDEVKLGNPGEAFNFSQCQNKVTVTEGAGLTGNVSAVEEFIREYVKA encoded by the exons ATGGACGAGTGGGTTCGCCAGGCCGAGGTGTGGGTGGGACAAGCCGAGAGGTGGATCCGGCAGCAGCCTCCCGAGCAGGTTTACGTCGCCGTCGCGGTGGTCGCCGTGACGGTTCTGTTGCTGGTCGCAG TTTCGTGCCTGAAATCCTCGAAAGCAAACACCATAGTGCTATCTGGGCTCAGTGGTAGTGGCAAAACTATTCTCTTCTACCAG CTTCGGGATGGATCAACACATCAAGGAACTGTGACTTCAATGGAACAAAACAACGATACTTTCGTGCTTCATTCTGAGCTGGAGAGG AGAGGCAAAGTAAAACCTGTTCATGTTGTTGACGTTCCTGGTCATGCAAGGCTCAAACCCAAACTTGATGAAGTCCTGCCTCAAGCAGCTGGAATAGTTTATGTTGTTGATGCTCAAGATTTCTTGTCTACCATGCATGCTGCTGCAGA GTACTTGTATGACATCCTGACAAAGGCAACTGTAGTGAAGAAGAGGGTTCCTGTTCTGATATTCTGCAACAAGACAGATAAAGTTACAGCTCACTCAAAAGAATTCATCAAGAAGCAATTGGAAAAGGAATT AAACAAGCTCCGGGAATCAAGGAACGCCATATCATCTGCTGACATCACTGATGAAGTCAAGCTTGGGAACCCTGGAGAAGCATTTAATTTCAGCCAATGCCAGAACAAGGTGACAGTTACTGAAGGTGCTGGTCTGACCGGTAATGTTTCAGCGGTTGAGGAGTTCATTCGTGAGTATGTGAAAGCTTAG